In Pseudomonas sp. LRP2-20, the genomic window CGGAGCGCTCGATGGCTTGTTCGATGGAGTCGACGGTCAGAACGCCGAAGGCCACCGGTACGCCGAACTCCATGGACACCTGGGCCAGGCCCTTGGTGCATTCGCCCGCCACGTATTCGAAGTGCGGGGTACCGCCACGGATCACTGCGCCCAGGGCGATGATCGCGTCGTATTCGCCTTGCTGGGCGACTTTCTGTGCCACCAGCGGGATTTCGAACGCGCCCGGGGCACGGATGATGGTGATGTCGCTTTCGCTGACACCGTGGCGTACCAGGGTATCAACGGCGCCGCTTACCAGGCTTTCGACGACGAAGCTGTTGAAGCGGCCAACCACCAAAGCATAGCGACCTTTGGGGGCGATGAAGGTACCTTCGATGGTCTTCAGGGTCATTCCGATATTCTCATCTTCAAGAGCGAGGCCGCATACAAGCGGCCTCGACAGGGGTCTGGACTCGAGCTCAGGGCGTCAATGCCGCCTCAAGTCACTCGGAGGGCACGTATTCTACAACTTCCAGATCGAATCCGGATATCGCATTGAACTTCATCGGCGAACTCATCAGGCGCATCTTGCGCACACCGAGGTCGCGCAGGATCTGCGAGCCGGCACCGACGGTGCTGTAGGTGGTCGGTGCCTTGGTCGGTGCATCGCCCGCGCTTTCGCGGATGTGCGCCAGCAGCACGTCGCCGTCCAGCGGGTGGCCCAGCAGCAGCACCACGCCACTGCCAGCCTCGGCCACGGCGGCCATGGCCGCGCGCAGGCTCCAGCGGCCCGGCTGCTTGACCAGCAGCAGGTCGCGCAGCGGGTCCATGTTGTGCACGCGCACCAGGGTCGGCTCTTCGGCGCAGATCTTGCCCAGGGTCAGGGCCATGTGCACGTCGCCTTCCACCGCGTCACGGTAGGTGACCAGGTTGAATTCGCCCAGCTCGCTCTCCACCGGCTGCTCGGAGACGCGCTGCACGGTGCGCTCGTGGATCATGCGGTAGTGGATCAGGTCGGCGATGGTGCCGATCTTCAGGCCGTGTTCGGCGGCGAACACTTCCAGCTCGGCGCGGCGCGACATGGTGCCGTCGTCGTTCATCACTTCGCAGATCACGCCGCTCGGCTCGAAGCCGGCCATGCGCGCCAGGTCGCAGGCCGCTTCGGTGTGGCCGGCGCGGGCCAGGGTGCCGCCGGGCTGGGCCATCAGCGGGAAGATGTGGCCTGGGCTGACGATGTCTTCAGCCTTGGCGTCCTTGGCAGCGGCAGCCTGCACGGTGCGTGCGCGGTCAGCGGCGGAAATGCCGGTGGTAACGCCTTCGGCGGCTTCGATCGACACGGTGAACTTGGTGCCGAAGCCCGAGCCGTTGCGCGGTGCCATCAGCGGCAGCTTCAGGGTCTCGCAGCGCTCGCGGGTCATCGGCATGCAGATCAGGCCGCGGGCGTGCTTGGCCATGAAGTTGATGTGCTCAGGCAGGCAGCATTCGGCCGCCATGATGATGTCGCCTTCGTTCTCGCGGTCTTCGTCATCCATGAGGATGACCATTTTGCCCTGGCGGATGTCTTCGACCAGTTCTTCGATGCTGTTGAGCGCCACTCGGCACCCCCTTCTCAATCAGGATTTCAAGAAGCCGTTGGCGGCCAGGAAGCTTTCGGTAATGCCACTGCCCTTGCTCGGTTCGGCAGCCTTGTCGCCCAGCAGCAGACGCTCCAGGTAACGGGCCAGCAAGTCGACCTCAAGGTTTACCCGACGCCCTGCACGGTAGTCGGCCATGATGGTTTCGGACAGGGTGTGCGGGACAATGGTCAGCTCGAATTCGGCGCCATTGACCTCATTGACCGTCAGGCTGGTGCCGTCGACGGTGATCGAACCCTTGTGGGCGATGTACTTGGCCAGCTCCTTGGGCGCACGCACGCGGAACTGGATGGCGCGGGCGTTATCGCTGCGCGAGATGATTTC contains:
- the ribE gene encoding 6,7-dimethyl-8-ribityllumazine synthase, with product MTLKTIEGTFIAPKGRYALVVGRFNSFVVESLVSGAVDTLVRHGVSESDITIIRAPGAFEIPLVAQKVAQQGEYDAIIALGAVIRGGTPHFEYVAGECTKGLAQVSMEFGVPVAFGVLTVDSIEQAIERSGTKAGNKGGEAALSALEMVSLLAQLEAK
- the ribBA gene encoding bifunctional 3,4-dihydroxy-2-butanone-4-phosphate synthase/GTP cyclohydrolase II, which encodes MALNSIEELVEDIRQGKMVILMDDEDRENEGDIIMAAECCLPEHINFMAKHARGLICMPMTRERCETLKLPLMAPRNGSGFGTKFTVSIEAAEGVTTGISAADRARTVQAAAAKDAKAEDIVSPGHIFPLMAQPGGTLARAGHTEAACDLARMAGFEPSGVICEVMNDDGTMSRRAELEVFAAEHGLKIGTIADLIHYRMIHERTVQRVSEQPVESELGEFNLVTYRDAVEGDVHMALTLGKICAEEPTLVRVHNMDPLRDLLLVKQPGRWSLRAAMAAVAEAGSGVVLLLGHPLDGDVLLAHIRESAGDAPTKAPTTYSTVGAGSQILRDLGVRKMRLMSSPMKFNAISGFDLEVVEYVPSE
- a CDS encoding riboflavin synthase; protein product: MFTGIIESIGTIRSLTPKGGDVRVYVETGKLDLGDVKLGDSIAVNGVCLTAVELPGNGFWADVSVETLKRTAFIDLKSGSKVNLEKALTPTTRLGGHLVSGHVDGVGEIISRSDNARAIQFRVRAPKELAKYIAHKGSITVDGTSLTVNEVNGAEFELTIVPHTLSETIMADYRAGRRVNLEVDLLARYLERLLLGDKAAEPSKGSGITESFLAANGFLKS